The Phycisphaerae bacterium RAS1 genome includes a region encoding these proteins:
- the lcfB_2 gene encoding Long-chain-fatty-acid--CoA ligase yields the protein MNIADRLAESAARFPDKPAVIWPRRRRLRAADHESISFRAVNELVDASAAALSNAGIRRSMLTLVMIRPGRDFFAVTFALFRIGAVPVLIDPGMGRAGMARCIAQVGAQALVGIPLAQLFRLTHPRAFRTVRTSVTVDRRWAESLPRAPSRAADTSADDAAAILFTSGSTGPAKGVMYTHGVFEAQVRCLESHFGYAPDETDLATFPLFALFDVALGMTAVIPDMDASRPGRADPRKLAATIARFGCTHMFGSPALLGRLADHCSRAGIRLSGLKRILTAGAPIRPELLARVRAVVPDSCRIHTPYGATEALPVSDITDAEILSNTAHETRCGAGNCVGRPLAGLDVRVIEIGDRPIARWCDTRACGAGEIGEIVVKGPIATRTYHRLPDATAAAKINDPRDGGVWHRMGDVGYFDSAGRLWYCGRKSQRVTTAGGALFTEPCEAIFNQHAAVERTALVGVGPAGGQRPVLCVELKPAEKRRPRGGRKDDVRAELLEIAAAHESTRGITTVLFARRFPVDVRHNAKIVREKLAAWAAKHM from the coding sequence GTGAATATCGCCGATCGACTCGCCGAATCGGCGGCTCGCTTCCCCGACAAGCCGGCGGTCATCTGGCCGCGGCGGCGGCGGCTTCGGGCCGCGGACCACGAGTCGATCTCATTTCGGGCGGTGAATGAGCTGGTCGACGCGAGCGCGGCGGCGCTGAGCAATGCCGGCATTCGCCGCAGCATGCTGACGCTGGTGATGATCCGCCCCGGGCGCGATTTCTTCGCGGTCACGTTCGCCCTGTTTCGAATCGGGGCCGTGCCGGTGCTGATCGACCCCGGCATGGGTCGTGCCGGAATGGCGCGCTGCATCGCGCAAGTGGGGGCGCAGGCGCTGGTGGGCATTCCGCTGGCGCAGCTTTTCCGGTTAACGCATCCACGCGCATTTCGCACCGTCCGGACGTCCGTGACCGTCGACCGCCGCTGGGCCGAGTCCCTGCCCCGCGCGCCCTCCCGCGCGGCCGACACCAGCGCCGACGACGCGGCGGCGATTCTCTTCACGAGCGGCAGCACGGGACCGGCCAAGGGGGTGATGTACACGCACGGCGTCTTCGAGGCGCAGGTGCGCTGTCTCGAATCGCACTTCGGCTACGCACCGGACGAAACGGACCTGGCGACGTTTCCTTTGTTCGCACTATTCGACGTGGCGCTCGGAATGACCGCCGTGATCCCGGATATGGACGCCAGCCGCCCCGGCCGGGCCGATCCGCGAAAGCTCGCGGCCACCATCGCGCGTTTCGGATGCACGCATATGTTCGGCTCGCCGGCACTTCTGGGGCGGCTGGCCGATCATTGCAGCCGAGCTGGAATTCGGCTCAGCGGATTGAAGCGAATTCTGACTGCCGGGGCGCCGATCCGGCCCGAGCTGCTCGCGCGCGTTCGGGCGGTTGTGCCCGATTCCTGCCGCATTCACACCCCCTATGGTGCGACCGAGGCGCTGCCGGTTTCAGACATTACGGATGCTGAGATTCTCTCTAACACCGCCCACGAGACGCGCTGCGGGGCGGGCAACTGCGTCGGGCGGCCGCTGGCGGGGCTGGATGTGCGCGTGATCGAGATCGGTGACCGGCCGATCGCAAGATGGTGCGACACGCGCGCGTGCGGCGCAGGCGAGATCGGCGAAATCGTCGTAAAGGGCCCGATCGCCACGCGGACGTATCATCGCCTGCCTGACGCCACCGCCGCTGCGAAGATCAACGACCCGCGTGACGGCGGCGTCTGGCATCGCATGGGCGACGTCGGCTACTTCGACAGCGCCGGCCGGCTGTGGTATTGCGGGCGCAAGTCGCAGCGCGTCACGACCGCCGGCGGCGCGCTCTTTACGGAGCCGTGCGAGGCGATTTTCAATCAGCACGCGGCGGTGGAGCGGACGGCGCTGGTCGGCGTCGGCCCCGCGGGAGGGCAGCGGCCTGTTTTGTGCGTGGAGTTGAAACCGGCGGAAAAACGCCGGCCACGTGGGGGCCGAAAAGACGATGTGCGGGCGGAACTGCTTGAAATCGCGGCGGCACATGAGAGTACGCGCGGCATCACCACCGTGCTCTTCGCGCGCCGGTTTCCGGTCGACGTCCGGCACAATGCGAAGATCGTGCGCGAAAAGCTGGCGGCCTGGGCGGCGAAGCACATGTGA
- the dhmA_1 gene encoding Haloalkane dehalogenase: MHYVDACEHACAEDCPVVVCLHGNPTWSFYFRELIAALRSTHRVIAPDHIGCGRSDKPRDSEYSYTLARRVADVEALLEHLNVRNATFVLHDWGGMIGCALALRRPEMISRLVLLNTAAFLLPAGKRLPWRLWALRRIPLLPTLMIRGFNLFAAAATRMAVVRPLPREVREKYVEPYNSWANRIATLRFVQDIPLGPGHPSYELARWVDERVDQLRRLPTLVCWGRQDFVFNGAFLDEWRRRLPAADFRVFEDAGHYVLEDARDEVIAAIRAFAGVDPGVPTTPGCGVAS; this comes from the coding sequence ATGCACTACGTCGACGCCTGTGAACACGCTTGCGCCGAAGACTGCCCGGTCGTCGTCTGCCTTCACGGCAATCCGACCTGGTCGTTTTACTTTCGCGAGCTCATCGCCGCGCTTCGATCGACGCACCGCGTCATCGCCCCGGACCATATCGGCTGCGGCCGCTCGGACAAGCCGCGTGATTCGGAGTACTCGTACACGCTCGCGCGGCGCGTGGCCGACGTCGAAGCGCTGCTGGAGCACTTGAACGTCCGCAACGCGACGTTTGTGCTGCACGATTGGGGCGGCATGATCGGGTGCGCCCTGGCGCTGCGCCGGCCGGAGATGATCTCGAGGCTGGTCCTGCTGAACACGGCGGCATTTCTCTTGCCGGCGGGCAAGCGCCTGCCCTGGCGGCTGTGGGCGCTGCGGCGGATCCCCCTGCTGCCGACGCTGATGATCCGCGGGTTCAACCTGTTCGCCGCGGCGGCGACGCGGATGGCGGTGGTTCGGCCGTTGCCGCGTGAGGTACGCGAAAAATACGTCGAGCCATACAATTCGTGGGCGAATCGCATCGCCACGCTGCGCTTCGTGCAGGACATCCCGCTTGGGCCGGGGCACCCGAGTTACGAGTTGGCGCGCTGGGTGGATGAGCGCGTCGACCAGCTTCGGCGGCTGCCGACGTTGGTTTGCTGGGGGCGGCAGGATTTCGTGTTCAACGGTGCGTTTCTCGATGAATGGCGACGGCGCCTTCCGGCGGCGGATTTCCGGGTGTTTGAGGACGCGGGGCACTATGTGCTCGAAGATGCGCGCGACGAGGTCATCGCCGCGATCCGGGCGTTCGCCGGCGTCGATCCGGGCGTGCCGACGACACCGGGATGCGGGGTCGCGTCGTGA
- the fabHA gene encoding 3-oxoacyl-[acyl-carrier-protein] synthase 3 protein 1 has translation MQFSHVRIDAIAYELAPHVISSAALEDRIAPVYAALRIPPGQIEPLTGIRERRFWPAGFQVTDGAIAAGRKALAASAAPAAELGAVIYAGVCRDNLEPASACRVADALGVSPRTQVYDISNACLGVLNGIVQIANAIELGQMTAGLVVSCESARQIVDLMIERLVAEPTMERFKTTLATLTGGSGAIAVLLCDARRRPGGRRLVGGVARSATQHHGLCRWGPDSGIPATSPQVMETHAIEVLENGVKLGVATWRDFLPTIGWAGGHLGDRPPAGLAAERSDGPDRVICHQVGAANRDAILTALSLAPEKDFSTFRYLGNIGTVSLPITAAIAEERGFLQAGQRVGFLGIGSGLNCIMLGVEW, from the coding sequence ATGCAGTTTTCCCACGTTCGAATCGACGCGATCGCCTACGAACTGGCCCCGCACGTCATCTCGTCTGCGGCGCTGGAGGATCGCATCGCGCCCGTCTACGCCGCGCTGCGGATTCCGCCGGGGCAGATCGAGCCGCTGACCGGCATTCGTGAGCGGCGCTTCTGGCCGGCGGGATTCCAGGTGACGGACGGGGCGATCGCGGCGGGGCGAAAAGCACTGGCGGCGTCGGCCGCGCCCGCCGCCGAGCTGGGGGCGGTGATTTACGCCGGCGTGTGCCGCGACAATCTCGAACCGGCGTCGGCATGCCGGGTGGCGGACGCCCTGGGCGTCTCGCCTCGGACGCAAGTCTACGACATTTCAAACGCCTGCTTGGGCGTCCTGAACGGCATCGTGCAGATTGCGAATGCCATCGAGCTGGGCCAAATGACCGCCGGGCTGGTCGTTTCGTGCGAGTCGGCGCGACAGATCGTGGACCTGATGATCGAGCGGCTGGTCGCCGAGCCGACGATGGAGCGGTTCAAGACGACGCTCGCGACGCTCACGGGTGGGTCGGGGGCGATCGCCGTGCTGCTGTGCGATGCGCGGCGGCGGCCGGGCGGGCGCCGGCTGGTCGGCGGCGTGGCGCGCAGCGCGACGCAGCACCACGGACTGTGCCGCTGGGGGCCGGACAGCGGAATTCCGGCGACTTCACCGCAAGTGATGGAGACGCACGCGATCGAGGTGCTTGAGAATGGCGTCAAGCTGGGCGTGGCGACCTGGCGGGATTTTCTGCCGACGATCGGCTGGGCCGGCGGCCACTTGGGGGACCGACCTCCGGCCGGTCTCGCTGCCGAGCGCTCGGACGGCCCGGATCGTGTGATTTGTCACCAGGTCGGCGCGGCGAATCGCGATGCGATCCTGACGGCGCTGTCGCTCGCGCCTGAGAAGGACTTCTCGACCTTCCGATACCTGGGGAACATCGGCACGGTGTCGCTGCCGATCACGGCCGCAATCGCTGAGGAGCGCGGCTTTCTGCAGGCCGGGCAGCGGGTGGGATTCCTGGGGATTGGGAGCGGGTTGAACTGTATCATGCTCGGCGTGGAGTGGTGA
- the plsC_2 gene encoding 1-acyl-sn-glycerol-3-phosphate acyltransferase produces MTTQTTFFWSVLRSFVRPLATLLFDLKVHGQEHIPREGGVLIVSNHQSLLDPILLPLRLERPLNYIAKSELFRNPVVAWFLRRVLNAFPVRMGHGDVRAVKETIHRLQEGHLMNIYPEGSRTVDGEIAPLQGGVALIVQRARVAVVPAVIVGAFDAWPFPRRFPRLRPIRILFGPPMELAGLDRDEILAVIDRTLRSMFAELRANVGAGEKRAA; encoded by the coding sequence ATGACGACACAAACCACGTTCTTCTGGAGCGTTCTTCGGAGCTTTGTCCGGCCGCTGGCAACGCTGCTGTTCGATCTGAAGGTGCACGGCCAGGAGCACATTCCGCGCGAGGGCGGCGTCCTGATCGTGTCGAACCACCAGAGCCTGCTGGATCCGATTCTCCTGCCGCTGCGGCTGGAGCGGCCGCTGAACTACATCGCCAAGTCCGAGCTCTTCAGGAACCCCGTTGTCGCCTGGTTCCTGCGGCGCGTGCTCAACGCCTTCCCGGTGCGGATGGGGCATGGCGATGTGCGCGCGGTGAAGGAGACGATCCACCGCTTGCAGGAGGGCCATCTCATGAACATCTATCCGGAGGGATCGCGTACCGTAGACGGTGAGATTGCGCCGCTGCAGGGCGGCGTGGCCCTGATCGTGCAGCGGGCGCGGGTGGCCGTCGTCCCGGCCGTGATTGTCGGGGCGTTCGACGCGTGGCCTTTCCCCCGCCGGTTCCCGCGCCTGCGGCCGATCCGCATTCTGTTCGGTCCGCCCATGGAGCTGGCCGGCCTGGATCGCGACGAAATTCTGGCCGTGATCGACCGGACGCTGCGGAGCATGTTCGCCGAGCTGCGGGCGAACGTGGGGGCGGGGGAAAAGCGTGCGGCGTGA
- a CDS encoding Acyl-CoA dehydrogenase, short-chain specific, with protein sequence MGFGRLDNPRPAFAAASAAAQAAIYPLGLSGRRRCAGAALYLDQPLIGKLAEFFEKKGLAAIKEEDQREQWYDDWLAFQARHRLYAQLICPRQLSTLGSEFDLLRFARFLEVFAYFSPAHGYSLQVSFLGFFAILLGDNLALKQEAAAALERGGLLAFGVSERGHGSDLLGNEFTVVESGGGRYLANGAKYYIGNANAAAMIAILARKENQRSAGSARRAPLVLFALRPGDSKGLRSAQKIRTLGVRSAFVGEFEVKDHAFDAADVIAEGRQAWDAVFGAVTLGKFFLGFGSIGICAHAFEEAAGHLRARVLYGKPVIEMPHIRATLVQAYARLTAMKLYAYRALDYVHAANATDRRYLLFAAVQKAKVSTEGVRVMALLSECVGARGFESETFFEMALRDVQLIPGLESSAHINLGLTVQFMPRYLTGPEPALAQPGSLVAGDVASDENTYLMEGRTGAIHTIAFPHFLRAFRPLMAVENVRRFAQAAKAFQLLVRRRPPDPSPRADSPATLALGQCLATIAYGQLVAENALRLSVPSAMIAAMFQALVHDFSVAALTLFSCGGADLDCGASEAGARGRRLFRRLVSAPRLTDSQRDFVATQMEQRCEDDPLHSSPGAERRTE encoded by the coding sequence ATGGGCTTTGGCCGGCTCGACAATCCGCGTCCGGCTTTCGCCGCCGCTTCCGCGGCGGCGCAGGCGGCGATCTACCCGCTCGGCCTCAGTGGGCGTCGGCGCTGCGCCGGGGCTGCGCTCTATCTTGACCAACCGCTGATCGGGAAACTGGCGGAGTTTTTCGAGAAGAAAGGCCTAGCGGCGATTAAGGAGGAGGACCAGCGCGAGCAGTGGTACGACGACTGGCTTGCGTTTCAGGCCCGTCACCGGCTGTACGCGCAGTTGATCTGCCCCAGGCAGCTTTCAACACTGGGGTCGGAGTTCGATCTGCTTCGGTTCGCGCGCTTTCTGGAAGTGTTCGCGTATTTCAGCCCGGCGCACGGGTACAGCCTGCAGGTCAGCTTCCTCGGATTCTTCGCGATTCTCCTGGGCGACAACCTCGCCTTGAAACAGGAGGCGGCCGCGGCGCTGGAGCGCGGCGGACTGCTGGCGTTCGGCGTATCCGAGCGCGGCCACGGCTCCGACCTGCTGGGCAATGAGTTCACGGTCGTCGAGTCGGGCGGCGGCCGCTATCTGGCAAACGGGGCCAAGTACTACATCGGCAACGCGAACGCCGCCGCGATGATCGCGATTCTGGCGCGGAAGGAGAATCAGCGCAGCGCCGGTAGCGCCCGGCGAGCGCCGCTGGTGCTGTTCGCGCTGCGGCCGGGCGACTCGAAGGGACTTCGTAGCGCGCAGAAGATCCGCACGCTGGGCGTGCGGTCGGCTTTCGTCGGCGAATTCGAGGTGAAAGATCACGCATTCGACGCGGCCGATGTGATCGCGGAAGGGCGCCAGGCCTGGGACGCGGTCTTCGGCGCGGTGACACTGGGCAAGTTCTTCCTGGGGTTCGGTTCGATCGGAATCTGCGCGCACGCGTTCGAGGAAGCCGCCGGCCATCTGCGCGCCCGCGTGCTTTACGGCAAGCCGGTCATCGAGATGCCGCACATCCGCGCGACCCTGGTGCAGGCCTATGCCCGGCTGACCGCGATGAAGCTGTACGCGTACCGGGCGCTGGATTACGTACACGCCGCGAACGCCACGGACCGGCGCTACCTGCTTTTCGCGGCGGTCCAGAAGGCGAAAGTGAGCACCGAGGGGGTAAGAGTGATGGCGTTGCTTTCCGAATGCGTCGGCGCACGCGGCTTCGAGTCCGAGACTTTTTTCGAGATGGCGCTGCGCGACGTGCAGCTCATCCCCGGCCTGGAGAGCAGCGCGCACATTAACCTGGGCCTGACGGTCCAGTTCATGCCGCGCTATCTGACCGGTCCCGAGCCGGCGCTCGCGCAGCCGGGTTCTCTGGTCGCCGGCGACGTCGCTTCGGACGAAAACACTTACTTGATGGAAGGCCGTACGGGCGCCATCCACACGATTGCGTTTCCGCATTTCCTTCGGGCGTTTCGGCCGTTGATGGCGGTCGAGAACGTGCGGCGGTTCGCACAGGCGGCGAAGGCATTCCAACTGCTGGTCCGTCGCCGGCCTCCGGATCCATCACCCCGGGCCGATTCGCCGGCGACGCTGGCGCTGGGCCAGTGCCTGGCGACGATTGCATACGGACAGTTGGTTGCGGAAAACGCCCTGCGCCTCAGCGTTCCCAGCGCGATGATCGCCGCGATGTTTCAGGCGCTCGTCCACGACTTCAGCGTCGCGGCGCTCACGCTCTTCTCCTGCGGCGGCGCCGATCTTGATTGCGGAGCGTCCGAGGCCGGTGCGCGCGGCCGCCGCCTGTTTCGCCGACTCGTATCGGCGCCGAGGCTTACCGATAGTCAGCGTGACTTTGTCGCGACGCAAATGGAACAGAGGTGCGAAGACGATCCTCTTCACTCCTCACCCGGGGCCGAGCGGCGGACCGAATGA
- a CDS encoding Plasmid stabilization system protein: MTPPRHRVIVRTEAEADLGDAAVWYEQKEPGLGRQFLVEIETAIVGAAENPFRYPCLRRKPEVRRVLLKRFPYRVFFIRRSDAIVVFRVLHGARHDREWRGNLPKD; encoded by the coding sequence ATGACGCCCCCGCGCCATCGCGTCATCGTCCGGACCGAGGCCGAGGCGGACCTCGGCGACGCCGCGGTCTGGTACGAGCAGAAAGAACCCGGCCTTGGCCGCCAGTTTCTCGTCGAAATCGAAACAGCCATCGTCGGCGCCGCTGAAAACCCGTTCCGCTACCCATGTTTACGCCGCAAGCCCGAGGTGCGTCGGGTGCTTCTGAAGCGATTCCCGTACCGGGTGTTCTTCATTCGTCGGTCTGACGCCATCGTCGTTTTCCGGGTCTTGCACGGCGCTCGCCATGACCGGGAATGGCGCGGGAATCTGCCGAAGGACTAG
- a CDS encoding putative sugar-binding domain protein: MQPQGVIGRAYQLPSAFCESMAPPEFREFLRAQDIDAAPRLNEAIDAYLREAAGSDVFVLGVGAFKARTSGLMSYIAACLQEACRAVATRHDLDFQTHFDKYVNALADLDYCGDITYRVFKRRLVDGRTVADFVTQAQVLECLRTKQLPALFRGFLARIWCHVRSIPPDVLHAASQRRDRVVMIVASGKEKAEAVHALCSSGYGNVLVIDDELAQEILRLHKSTAH, from the coding sequence ATGCAACCGCAGGGAGTGATTGGACGGGCGTATCAGTTGCCGTCGGCGTTCTGTGAGAGCATGGCACCGCCTGAATTTCGTGAGTTTCTCCGCGCTCAAGACATCGACGCCGCTCCGCGGTTGAATGAGGCAATCGATGCATACTTGCGAGAGGCGGCGGGCTCGGACGTGTTCGTGCTTGGCGTTGGTGCATTCAAGGCACGGACAAGCGGCCTGATGAGCTACATCGCGGCCTGCCTCCAGGAGGCCTGCCGGGCCGTCGCAACAAGACACGACTTGGACTTTCAAACACACTTTGATAAGTACGTCAACGCTCTAGCGGACTTGGACTACTGCGGAGACATTACATACCGGGTGTTCAAGCGCCGGCTGGTTGACGGCCGGACCGTTGCGGATTTTGTTACCCAAGCCCAGGTGTTGGAGTGCCTCCGCACGAAGCAGCTTCCAGCGCTGTTCAGGGGATTCTTGGCTCGGATTTGGTGCCACGTACGGAGCATACCGCCCGATGTACTGCACGCCGCAAGCCAACGGCGTGACCGCGTAGTAATGATCGTGGCATCAGGAAAGGAAAAGGCGGAGGCCGTTCATGCGTTGTGTTCCTCGGGCTACGGCAATGTCCTTGTGATAGACGACGAGTTGGCGCAAGAGATTCTTCGGCTCCACAAATCGACGGCGCACTAG